The genomic region ATCGGGTTGCGCACCACGTCATCCAGACCTTTCACGCCATGCGGCACACCGAGGCGTACCGGCATGTGGAAGATTTCTTCGGCCAGTTCAGTGGCGCCTTCCATCTTCGAGGTACCGCCGGTGAGGACGATGCCAGCCGGGATCAGGTCTTCGTAGCCGCTGCGACGCAGTTCGGCCTGAATCAGCGTGAACAGTTCGTCGTAACGCGGCTCGACCACTTCGGCCAGGGCCTGACGCGACAGTTCGCGCGGTGGACGGTCGCCGACGCTCGGCACCTTGATGGTTTCACCGGCACCGGCCAGTTTCGCCAGGGCGCAGGCGTAACGGATCTTGATCTCTTCGGCGTACTGGGTCGGGGTGCGCAACGCCATGGCGATGTCGTTGGTCACCTGATCACCGGCAATCGGGATCACCGCGGTATGACGGATAGCGCCTTCGGTGAAGATCGCGATGTCGGTGGTGCCGCCGCCGATGTCGACCAGGCACACGCCCAGTTCTTTCTCGTCATCGGTCAGTACCGAGTAGGCCGAGGCCAGTTGCTCGAGAATGATGTCGTCGATTTCCAGACCGCAGCGACGCACGCATTTTTCAATGTTCTGGGCGGCGTTGACGGCGCAGGTGACCACGTGAACCTTGGCTTCCAGGCGTACGCCGGACATGCCCAGTGGCTCGCGCACGCCTTCCTGGTTATCGATCACGTAATCCTGCGGCAGGGTGTGCAGCACGCGCTGGTCAGCCGGGATCGCCACGGCCTGAGCAGCGTCGAGGACGCGTTCAAGGTCAGCCGAGCTGACTTCGCGATCACGGATCGCGACGATGCCGTGGGAGTTCAGGCTGCGGATGTGATTGCCCGCCACGCCGACGAACGCCGAGTGAATGCGGCAGCCCGCCATCAGTTGGGCTTCTTCGATCGCGCGCTGGATCGATTGCACGGTGGACTCGATGTTGACCACCACGCCCTTCTTCAGGCCACGGGACGGATGGGTACCGATCCCGACGATTTCCAGCGAGCCGTCGTCGGAGACCTCGCCGACCAGCGCCACCACCTTGGAGGTGCCGATATCGAGACCGACGATCATTTTGCCGCTTTGCACGTTTGCCATGGGTCCTGCCTCTTCTTAATTCTTTGCGACAGCGGGTTGGGCTGTCGTCGGCGCTACTGGTTCCCGCCAGCCAACAGCGAGGCCGTTGGCGTAGCGCAGATCGATGCGCGCAATGTTCGTAATCTGGTCTTTAAGCGTCTTGTCATAGATGGCGATAAAACGGCGCATCTTTTCCACCAGGTTGCCGCGTCCCAGCAGCAACTCGATGCCGGGGCCAGAACTGCCGGCACCGGTGGTCAGGAACCAACTCCCGCGTTCACGCAGTTCCAGGCGTGCGATCGAGAAGCCCAACGGCCGCAGCATCTGGCTCAGCACCTGATACTGCTGC from Pseudomonas tensinigenes harbors:
- the ftsA gene encoding cell division protein FtsA: MANVQSGKMIVGLDIGTSKVVALVGEVSDDGSLEIVGIGTHPSRGLKKGVVVNIESTVQSIQRAIEEAQLMAGCRIHSAFVGVAGNHIRSLNSHGIVAIRDREVSSADLERVLDAAQAVAIPADQRVLHTLPQDYVIDNQEGVREPLGMSGVRLEAKVHVVTCAVNAAQNIEKCVRRCGLEIDDIILEQLASAYSVLTDDEKELGVCLVDIGGGTTDIAIFTEGAIRHTAVIPIAGDQVTNDIAMALRTPTQYAEEIKIRYACALAKLAGAGETIKVPSVGDRPPRELSRQALAEVVEPRYDELFTLIQAELRRSGYEDLIPAGIVLTGGTSKMEGATELAEEIFHMPVRLGVPHGVKGLDDVVRNPIYSTGVGLLMYGLQKQSDGVSFSGIGSRDSYSNEEPQAPLLDRLKKWVQGNF